One window of Hylemonella gracilis genomic DNA carries:
- a CDS encoding cell division protein FtsQ/DivIB has product MRKKTVAQPASTARAAAGQAAPASATFDVRLMNGLARAMLLVFVLLALAYFARWVMQRPVFSISGLTVLGDVRHSNAPTLRARVMPHIQGTFLTVDLPAVQRVFEAQPWVRRAVVQREFPSRLRVILEEHQPAAYWGQEQGTDQGAGAQALLNRQGEVFEANLDEVETENLPRLDGPVARAAEVLSMQRDVAPLLAAQGLRTASLVLTPRGNWQLGVRQLAPAPVGGAALIELGGGDAPEVKARLQRFLDTAAQVAAHHRRDLTALESADLRYAQGYALRLRGVSTVAALDKARAK; this is encoded by the coding sequence ATGAGGAAAAAGACGGTGGCCCAGCCTGCGTCCACCGCAAGGGCGGCGGCGGGCCAGGCCGCGCCCGCGAGCGCCACTTTCGACGTGCGCCTGATGAACGGCCTGGCGCGCGCGATGCTGCTGGTCTTCGTGCTGCTGGCGTTGGCCTATTTCGCGCGCTGGGTGATGCAGCGTCCGGTGTTCTCCATCAGCGGCCTGACGGTGCTGGGCGACGTTCGACACAGCAATGCCCCGACCTTGCGCGCCCGTGTCATGCCGCATATCCAAGGCACCTTCCTGACGGTGGATCTGCCGGCCGTGCAGCGTGTGTTCGAAGCGCAACCCTGGGTTCGGCGTGCCGTGGTGCAGCGTGAGTTCCCGAGTCGCCTGCGGGTGATCCTGGAGGAACATCAGCCGGCCGCTTACTGGGGCCAGGAGCAGGGCACCGACCAGGGCGCGGGCGCCCAGGCCCTGCTCAACCGTCAGGGCGAAGTCTTCGAGGCCAACCTGGACGAAGTGGAAACCGAAAACCTGCCGCGCCTGGATGGCCCGGTGGCGCGTGCTGCCGAGGTGCTGTCGATGCAGCGCGACGTGGCGCCGTTGCTGGCCGCGCAAGGCTTGCGCACGGCCAGCCTGGTGCTGACGCCGCGCGGCAATTGGCAATTGGGTGTTCGGCAATTGGCCCCGGCGCCTGTGGGCGGCGCGGCCCTGATCGAACTGGGGGGCGGCGATGCCCCCGAGGTGAAGGCGCGTCTGCAGCGTTTTCTGGACACGGCGGCCCAGGTGGCGGCGCATCACCGGCGCGACCTGACGGCGCTGGAAAGCGCCGATCTGCGATACGCCCAAGGTTATGCGCTACGCCTGCGGGGCGTGAGCACGGTCGCGGCCTTGGACAAGGCGCGGGCAAAGTAA
- a CDS encoding porin: MKKTLIAVAALTAAAGAMADVTITGVFDTTLRMSSFDNGAGTEVKTTQVGRDGSGTSGLYFSATEDLGDGLKALGFAEIDASPFEAATVFNGGEKYAGLQGAFGTIKIGSPNTPSLSVQSGLRGGLFGTKDGGRASAGGSNVGGNSSFIDTSTLMGVSLTRFTGSVRYDTPSFSGFSAAVNFVPESDDKELGTAPAGGGYVAGDAVPAQGALTDIGLFYKAGPINAGLTMYSKDEDLGGWTTGAPTTAQKLGSAKTTQTSFGLQFNAGFAIFGVGMNKTKLEGGIADLDTEITGSNVLATVPLSEALSLGVNYQMAEVKDGDKYSQVAVGANYALSKMTSVYARYVSGTSDADGDPKATTTLVGLMTKF, from the coding sequence ATGAAAAAGACCCTGATTGCCGTGGCTGCGCTGACGGCTGCTGCTGGCGCGATGGCCGACGTGACGATCACTGGTGTGTTTGACACCACGTTGCGCATGTCCAGCTTTGACAATGGTGCCGGCACGGAAGTGAAGACGACACAAGTTGGTCGTGATGGTTCTGGCACTTCTGGCTTGTACTTCTCTGCTACGGAAGACTTGGGCGACGGCTTGAAGGCTCTTGGCTTCGCGGAAATCGATGCCAGCCCGTTCGAAGCTGCCACCGTGTTCAATGGAGGCGAGAAGTACGCCGGCCTGCAAGGTGCTTTCGGTACCATCAAGATCGGTTCTCCCAATACCCCGAGCCTGTCGGTCCAAAGTGGTCTGCGTGGCGGTCTGTTTGGTACCAAGGACGGTGGCCGTGCTTCCGCTGGCGGCTCCAATGTTGGTGGCAACTCCAGCTTCATTGACACGAGCACCCTGATGGGCGTGTCGCTGACGCGTTTCACTGGTTCTGTCCGCTATGACACGCCTTCTTTCAGTGGCTTCAGCGCGGCTGTGAACTTTGTGCCTGAGTCGGATGACAAAGAACTGGGCACCGCTCCTGCAGGTGGTGGTTATGTTGCTGGTGACGCTGTTCCGGCGCAAGGTGCTCTGACCGATATCGGCCTGTTCTACAAGGCTGGCCCGATCAATGCCGGTTTGACGATGTATTCGAAGGATGAAGATCTGGGCGGCTGGACGACCGGTGCCCCTACCACTGCGCAAAAGCTGGGTTCCGCCAAGACCACCCAAACCAGCTTCGGTCTGCAGTTCAACGCTGGTTTTGCAATCTTCGGCGTGGGCATGAACAAGACCAAGCTTGAAGGTGGTATCGCCGATCTTGACACCGAAATCACAGGCTCCAATGTACTGGCCACCGTGCCGCTGTCTGAAGCTCTGAGTCTGGGTGTCAACTATCAGATGGCGGAAGTGAAGGACGGTGACAAGTACAGCCAAGTCGCTGTTGGTGCGAACTATGCACTCAGCAAGATGACTTCGGTCTATGCGCGCTATGTGTCCGGTACCTCGGATGCTGATGGCGATCCGAAGGCGACGACGACGCTGGTCGGTCTGATGACTAAGTTCTGA
- the ftsA gene encoding cell division protein FtsA: MAKEYKDLVVGLDIGTAKVMAVVAEVLHEGPHAGELRLVGLGIAPSTGLKRGVVVNIDATVHSIQQALREAELMADCRISSVYTGITGSHIRGINSSGMVAVKDREVTQADVARVVETAKAINIPNDQRLLLVEPQEFIIDGQDVREPVGMSGIRLEAKVHIVTGAASAAENIVKCVRRCGLEVEQLMLNPLASSLSVLTEDEKELGVALVDIGAGATDVAVFTGGAIRHTSVIPIAGDLITSDIAMALRTPTKDAEDIKVENGCAKQLLADPDGQLEVPGLGDRGPRMLGRQALAGVIEPRVEEIFTLVQQVLRESGCEEVLSSGIVLTGGSALMPGIVELGEDIFLKPVRRGVPKFSGRGAELVGQPRAATVMGMLEEARLARLRGYRVSTGNPLHTVKSKVTRLRDWFISNF; this comes from the coding sequence ATGGCAAAGGAATACAAGGATTTGGTCGTCGGTCTGGACATCGGCACCGCCAAGGTGATGGCGGTGGTGGCCGAGGTCCTGCACGAAGGCCCCCACGCGGGCGAGCTGCGCCTGGTCGGACTGGGCATTGCGCCCTCGACCGGGCTCAAGCGCGGCGTGGTGGTGAACATTGACGCCACGGTCCACAGCATCCAGCAGGCGCTGCGCGAGGCCGAGCTGATGGCAGATTGCAGGATTTCAAGCGTCTACACCGGCATCACGGGCAGCCACATCCGCGGCATCAACTCCAGTGGCATGGTGGCCGTGAAGGACCGCGAGGTGACCCAGGCCGACGTGGCCCGCGTGGTGGAGACGGCCAAGGCCATCAACATCCCGAATGACCAGCGTCTGTTGCTGGTGGAGCCGCAGGAATTCATCATCGACGGCCAGGACGTGCGCGAGCCGGTCGGCATGAGTGGCATCCGCCTGGAGGCCAAGGTGCACATCGTGACCGGCGCGGCCAGCGCGGCGGAGAATATCGTCAAGTGCGTGCGTCGTTGCGGGCTGGAGGTGGAGCAGCTCATGCTGAACCCGTTGGCCTCCAGCCTCTCGGTGCTGACCGAGGACGAGAAGGAACTGGGCGTGGCCCTGGTGGACATCGGCGCGGGTGCGACCGACGTGGCCGTGTTCACGGGCGGCGCGATCCGCCATACCTCGGTGATCCCGATCGCGGGTGACCTCATCACCAGCGACATCGCCATGGCGCTGCGCACGCCGACCAAGGACGCCGAGGACATCAAGGTCGAGAACGGCTGCGCCAAGCAACTGCTGGCCGATCCGGACGGGCAGCTCGAAGTGCCAGGCCTGGGCGATCGCGGCCCGCGCATGCTGGGCCGGCAGGCGCTGGCTGGCGTGATCGAGCCCAGGGTGGAGGAAATCTTCACCCTGGTGCAGCAGGTGCTGCGCGAATCGGGCTGCGAGGAGGTGTTGTCCTCGGGCATCGTGCTCACGGGAGGCAGCGCCCTGATGCCGGGCATCGTGGAACTGGGGGAAGACATTTTCCTCAAGCCCGTGCGACGCGGCGTGCCGAAGTTCTCGGGCCGAGGTGCCGAGCTGGTGGGCCAGCCCCGGGCCGCCACCGTGATGGGCATGCTGGAAGAGGCGCGCCTGGCCCGTTTGCGCGGCTACCGCGTGAGCACGGGCAACCCCCTGCACACGGTCAAGAGCAAGGTCACGCGGCTGCGCGACTGGTTCATCAGCAACTTCTGA
- the murC gene encoding UDP-N-acetylmuramate--L-alanine ligase — MKHAIKNIHFVGVGGAGMSGIAEVLHNLGYTISGSDLSDSATLRRLAGLGIKTFVGHMAQHVADADAVVTSTAVKADNPEVLAARDKHIPIVPRAVMLAELMRLKRGIAIAGTHGKTTTTSLVASVLAEAGLDPTFVIGGRLNSVGANARLGQGEFIVVEADESDASFLNLLPVLSVVTNIDADHMETYGHDFGRLKQAFVDFLHRMPFYGTAILCTDDAAVREVADTVNCPITSYGFDESAQVRAVDVRAVGGQMHFTVQRRNGVVLSDLDVVLNLAGRHNVLNALSAIAVAAELEIPDAALLKALAEFKGVGRRFQRYGEMPAKGGGTFTLIDDYGHHPVEMAATLAAARGAFPGKRLVLAFQPHRYTRTRDCFEDFVKVIGENADAVLLAEVYAAGESPIVAADGRSLTRALRVAAKVEPVFVDDIATMPQAILDTARAGDVVMCMGAGSIGGVPAKVVELVK, encoded by the coding sequence ATGAAACACGCGATCAAAAACATTCATTTCGTCGGCGTGGGCGGCGCCGGCATGTCTGGCATCGCCGAGGTGCTGCACAACCTGGGCTACACGATTTCAGGCTCGGACCTGTCCGACAGCGCCACGCTGCGGCGTCTGGCCGGCCTGGGCATCAAGACCTTCGTGGGGCACATGGCGCAGCATGTCGCGGACGCGGACGCGGTGGTCACCTCCACCGCGGTGAAGGCCGACAACCCCGAGGTGCTGGCCGCGCGCGACAAGCACATTCCCATCGTGCCGCGCGCCGTCATGCTGGCCGAGTTGATGCGCCTCAAGCGTGGCATCGCGATCGCCGGCACGCACGGCAAGACGACCACCACCAGCCTGGTCGCCAGCGTGCTGGCCGAGGCCGGGCTGGACCCGACCTTCGTGATCGGGGGGCGGCTCAACAGCGTGGGTGCGAACGCGCGGCTGGGGCAGGGCGAGTTCATCGTGGTCGAGGCCGACGAAAGCGACGCGTCTTTCCTGAATCTTCTGCCCGTGCTTTCGGTGGTGACCAACATCGACGCCGACCACATGGAGACCTACGGGCACGACTTCGGCCGGCTCAAGCAGGCCTTCGTGGATTTCCTGCACCGCATGCCGTTCTATGGCACGGCCATTCTCTGTACCGACGACGCGGCCGTGCGCGAGGTGGCGGACACCGTGAACTGTCCGATCACCAGCTATGGCTTTGACGAAAGCGCCCAGGTGCGCGCGGTCGATGTGCGGGCGGTGGGTGGGCAGATGCATTTCACGGTGCAGCGGCGCAACGGGGTGGTGTTGTCCGACCTGGACGTGGTGCTCAACCTCGCGGGTCGGCACAACGTGCTCAACGCCTTGTCGGCCATTGCCGTCGCGGCCGAACTGGAAATTCCGGATGCCGCGTTGCTCAAGGCGCTAGCCGAATTCAAGGGTGTGGGTCGGCGTTTCCAACGCTATGGCGAGATGCCTGCCAAGGGCGGGGGCACGTTCACGCTGATCGACGACTACGGCCATCACCCGGTGGAGATGGCGGCGACCTTGGCTGCGGCGCGTGGCGCCTTCCCAGGGAAGCGCCTGGTGCTGGCCTTCCAACCGCACCGCTACACGCGCACGCGCGACTGCTTCGAGGATTTTGTCAAGGTCATCGGCGAGAACGCCGACGCCGTGCTGCTGGCCGAGGTCTACGCGGCGGGCGAGAGCCCGATCGTCGCGGCCGATGGGCGCAGCCTGACCCGCGCCTTGCGTGTGGCGGCCAAGGTGGAGCCGGTGTTCGTGGACGACATCGCCACCATGCCGCAGGCGATTCTGGACACGGCGCGCGCGGGCGACGTGGTGATGTGCATGGGCGCGGGGTCGATTGGCGGTGTGCCCGCGAAAGTGGTGGAGTTGGTGAAATGA
- the murG gene encoding undecaprenyldiphospho-muramoylpentapeptide beta-N-acetylglucosaminyltransferase, translating to MAGGTGGHIFPGLAVAEALRDKGWRVHWLGHREHMEGLLVPPRGFAFEHVDFGGVRGKGLRRLLLLPFHLLRAFWQSLCVVRRVRPDVIVGLGGYIAFPGGMMGVLAGKPLVLHEQNSVAGLVNKVLSGVARRVYSAFPTDRPGALRKAQWVGNPLRTEFLNQAPPAARFAGRQGPLRVLVVGGSLGAQALNDIVPRALAYIPRAERPQVTHQSGARQIETLRANYATAGVEAELTPFIENTASAYAQADLVIARAGASTVTEVAAIGAAAIFVPFPAAVDDHQTANARFLVDAGGGWLIQQQDLTAAGLSLLLKNASREELLRRAEAAYAVRKTDATQRLVAACEELTGGVA from the coding sequence ATGGCCGGTGGTACGGGGGGGCACATCTTCCCCGGCCTGGCGGTCGCCGAAGCCTTGCGTGACAAGGGCTGGCGGGTGCACTGGCTGGGTCACCGCGAGCACATGGAAGGCTTGCTGGTGCCGCCGCGCGGTTTTGCCTTCGAGCACGTGGACTTCGGCGGCGTGCGCGGCAAGGGGCTGCGCAGGTTGCTGCTGCTGCCGTTTCACCTGCTGCGCGCCTTCTGGCAGAGTCTTTGCGTGGTCCGCCGCGTGCGACCCGACGTGATCGTGGGGCTGGGTGGCTACATCGCCTTCCCCGGCGGCATGATGGGCGTGCTGGCGGGCAAGCCATTGGTGCTGCACGAGCAGAATTCCGTCGCCGGTCTGGTGAACAAGGTGTTGTCGGGTGTGGCCCGCCGCGTGTACTCAGCCTTTCCGACCGATCGACCAGGCGCTTTGCGCAAGGCGCAGTGGGTGGGCAATCCCCTGCGTACCGAATTCCTGAATCAAGCGCCACCAGCCGCGCGTTTTGCGGGGCGCCAAGGCCCGCTGCGGGTGCTGGTCGTCGGCGGCAGCCTGGGCGCGCAGGCGCTGAACGACATCGTTCCCAGGGCCCTGGCCTACATCCCGCGCGCGGAACGACCGCAGGTCACGCACCAGAGCGGCGCCCGGCAGATCGAGACCTTGCGCGCCAATTACGCGACCGCTGGCGTGGAAGCCGAACTAACGCCCTTCATCGAGAACACGGCCAGCGCCTACGCGCAGGCTGACCTCGTCATCGCCCGCGCGGGTGCGAGCACGGTGACGGAAGTCGCCGCCATCGGCGCGGCGGCCATCTTCGTGCCTTTCCCGGCCGCGGTGGACGACCACCAGACCGCGAACGCGCGCTTCCTGGTGGATGCGGGCGGGGGCTGGCTCATCCAGCAGCAGGACCTGACGGCTGCGGGCCTGTCCCTGCTGCTGAAAAACGCCTCGCGCGAGGAGTTGCTGCGGCGGGCCGAGGCGGCCTACGCCGTGCGCAAGACGGATGCAACGCAGCGCCTCGTGGCGGCCTGCGAGGAACTGACGGGAGGCGTGGCATGA
- the ftsZ gene encoding cell division protein FtsZ — MNIEIIDESEFDRGTQIKVIGVGGGGGNAVEHMIERDVQGVEFICANTDAQALSRSSAARKIQLGRSGLGAGSKPEKGREAAEAAEDQIREAVSGAHMLFITAGMGGGTGTGAAPVIARIAREMGILTVAVVTKPFEWEGGRRMINADAGLAELEANVDSLIVVLNEKLLEVLGDEITQAQAFSYANDVLKNAVGGIAEIITTPGELNVDFNDVRSVMGEPGKAMMGTARASGPDRARIAAEQAVASPLLEGIDLSGARGVLVLITASKDNFKLAETKLAMNTIRAYAAPEAMVIFGTAYDDSLGEDLRVTVVATGLSIRQGGRRTAPPLQVLRTGTHDAVGAPLQVPTLNNPINAAPVAAPPTLTQPLGQPMSQPAAQPFSSSQSYGAPLGQSAASLGAAAASASAARAAAQARVAERTAAAQGNLPGMTPPAPPQADYNQMASPAVWRTRDRTQAAAKVDALSAGGMEDLEIPAFLRKQAD, encoded by the coding sequence ATGAACATCGAAATCATCGACGAATCCGAATTCGATCGCGGCACGCAGATCAAGGTCATCGGCGTGGGCGGCGGCGGCGGCAACGCGGTCGAACACATGATCGAGCGTGACGTGCAGGGCGTGGAGTTCATCTGCGCCAACACCGACGCCCAGGCCCTGAGCCGCAGCAGCGCCGCCCGCAAAATCCAGCTGGGCCGCAGTGGCCTGGGCGCGGGCAGCAAGCCCGAGAAGGGGCGCGAGGCGGCCGAGGCGGCGGAAGACCAGATCCGCGAGGCCGTCAGCGGCGCGCACATGCTGTTCATCACCGCGGGCATGGGCGGCGGCACAGGCACGGGCGCGGCGCCAGTGATCGCGCGCATCGCGCGTGAGATGGGCATCCTCACCGTGGCCGTGGTGACCAAGCCTTTCGAATGGGAGGGTGGCCGCCGCATGATCAACGCCGACGCGGGCCTGGCCGAGCTGGAAGCCAATGTCGACTCCCTCATCGTCGTGCTCAACGAGAAGCTGCTGGAAGTGCTGGGCGATGAAATCACGCAGGCCCAAGCCTTTTCCTACGCCAACGATGTGCTCAAGAACGCGGTGGGCGGCATCGCCGAGATCATCACCACGCCGGGCGAGCTGAACGTGGACTTCAACGACGTGCGTTCGGTCATGGGCGAACCTGGCAAGGCCATGATGGGCACGGCCCGCGCCAGCGGTCCGGACCGCGCGCGCATCGCTGCCGAGCAGGCCGTGGCCAGCCCCTTGCTGGAAGGCATCGATCTGTCCGGCGCGCGCGGCGTGCTGGTGCTCATCACCGCCTCCAAGGACAACTTCAAGCTGGCCGAGACCAAGCTGGCCATGAACACCATCCGTGCCTACGCCGCGCCCGAGGCCATGGTGATTTTCGGCACGGCCTACGACGACAGCCTGGGCGAGGATCTGCGTGTGACGGTGGTCGCCACCGGCCTGTCCATCCGCCAGGGCGGGCGCCGTACCGCGCCGCCCCTGCAGGTGCTGCGCACCGGAACCCATGACGCCGTGGGCGCCCCCCTGCAGGTGCCGACGCTGAACAACCCGATCAACGCGGCGCCCGTGGCCGCGCCGCCGACACTGACCCAACCCCTGGGCCAGCCGATGTCGCAGCCGGCGGCCCAGCCTTTTTCGTCGTCCCAATCCTACGGCGCGCCGCTGGGGCAGTCGGCGGCGTCCCTGGGTGCTGCCGCCGCCTCGGCCAGCGCCGCGCGCGCCGCCGCTCAGGCCCGAGTGGCCGAGCGCACTGCCGCTGCGCAGGGCAATCTGCCGGGCATGACGCCGCCCGCTCCGCCGCAGGCGGACTACAACCAGATGGCCTCGCCCGCCGTCTGGCGCACCCGCGACCGCACCCAGGCCGCGGCCAAGGTGGATGCATTGTCGGCGGGGGGGATGGAGGATCTGGAGATTCCCGCCTTCCTGCGCAAGCAAGCTGATTGA
- the coq7 gene encoding 2-polyprenyl-3-methyl-6-methoxy-1,4-benzoquinone monooxygenase, translating into MRSSHVPESFPDALLTAADTALRTLFAPPRATRPTPSAARSAMDSAKTQELNAEEKRLSAALMRVNHVGEVCAQALYTAQALTTPDPMLRRHFMRACDEETDHLAWTKQRLDELGSRPSVLNPLWYAGAFGIGLLAGRMGNAISLGFVVETERQVEAHLDSHLERLPTGDTTSRAIVAQMSKDEAGHASEALDAGGTELPGPVKGLMRAAAKVMTTTAHYL; encoded by the coding sequence ATGCGTTCAAGCCATGTGCCCGAGTCTTTCCCAGATGCCCTGCTCACCGCCGCCGACACGGCGTTGCGCACGCTGTTCGCGCCGCCCCGCGCAACCCGCCCCACGCCAAGCGCCGCGCGCTCGGCAATGGACTCGGCGAAGACGCAGGAACTGAACGCGGAAGAGAAGCGCCTGTCCGCGGCGCTGATGCGTGTGAACCACGTGGGCGAGGTCTGCGCCCAGGCGCTGTACACCGCGCAGGCCTTGACCACGCCCGACCCGATGCTGCGCCGACACTTCATGCGCGCCTGCGACGAAGAAACTGACCACCTGGCGTGGACGAAGCAGCGTCTGGACGAACTGGGCTCACGCCCCTCCGTGCTCAACCCGCTGTGGTACGCCGGGGCCTTCGGCATCGGCCTGCTGGCGGGGCGCATGGGCAATGCCATCAGCCTGGGTTTTGTGGTGGAGACCGAGCGCCAGGTGGAAGCGCACCTGGACAGTCACCTGGAGCGTCTTCCCACAGGCGACACGACCTCGCGCGCCATCGTGGCGCAGATGAGCAAGGACGAGGCGGGCCATGCCTCGGAGGCTCTGGACGCGGGCGGCACGGAACTGCCCGGCCCGGTCAAGGGCCTGATGCGCGCCGCCGCCAAGGTGATGACGACGACGGCGCACTACCTCTGA
- a CDS encoding D-alanine--D-alanine ligase — protein sequence MSAAGPSQGAKAPAGSVGASGLGKVAVLMGGASAEREVSLMSGTGVLKALRARGVDAHAFDPSERELGELKREGYARCFIALHGRFGEDGTVQGALELLGIPYTGSGVLASSVAMDKVMTKRIWLAEGLPTPRWKNVTSAEETLAALSELGAPMIVKPAREGSTIGLTKVSDAAQCALAYQLAAQHDPLVLCEQFIAGDEVTVPVIGSGTDARALPAIRIVAPGGNYDYEHKYFSDDTQYIIPSGLPAGEEARIQQLVLRSFHALGCRGWARADVMIDAATRAPYLLEINTSPGMTGHSLVPMSAKAAGISYEDLCLRLLASAELDHARQGEGA from the coding sequence TTGAGCGCCGCCGGGCCGTCCCAAGGCGCCAAGGCCCCTGCGGGGAGCGTGGGGGCCAGTGGTCTAGGCAAAGTCGCGGTGCTGATGGGTGGCGCGTCGGCGGAGCGCGAGGTCTCGCTGATGTCGGGCACGGGCGTGCTCAAGGCCTTGCGCGCGCGCGGCGTGGATGCGCACGCCTTCGATCCGTCCGAGCGCGAGTTGGGCGAACTCAAGCGTGAAGGTTATGCCCGCTGCTTCATCGCCCTGCATGGCCGCTTCGGCGAGGATGGCACGGTGCAGGGCGCGCTGGAACTGCTGGGTATTCCTTACACCGGCAGCGGCGTGCTGGCGTCCAGCGTCGCGATGGACAAGGTGATGACCAAGCGCATCTGGCTGGCCGAGGGCCTGCCCACGCCACGCTGGAAGAACGTGACAAGCGCGGAGGAAACCCTCGCCGCGCTGTCGGAGCTCGGCGCGCCGATGATCGTCAAGCCAGCGCGCGAAGGCTCGACCATTGGGCTGACCAAGGTCAGCGACGCCGCTCAGTGCGCGCTGGCCTACCAGTTAGCCGCCCAGCACGACCCGCTGGTGCTGTGCGAGCAATTCATCGCGGGCGACGAGGTGACGGTGCCCGTGATCGGCAGCGGCACCGACGCGCGTGCGCTGCCAGCCATCCGCATTGTCGCGCCCGGCGGCAACTACGACTACGAGCACAAATACTTCAGTGATGACACGCAGTACATCATCCCCAGCGGATTACCCGCGGGAGAGGAGGCGCGCATCCAGCAATTGGTGCTGCGCTCCTTCCATGCCCTGGGTTGTCGGGGCTGGGCACGGGCGGACGTGATGATCGATGCCGCGACCCGGGCCCCCTATCTGCTGGAGATCAACACGTCGCCCGGCATGACGGGCCATTCGCTGGTGCCCATGTCGGCCAAGGCGGCAGGCATCAGCTACGAGGACCTGTGCCTGCGCCTGTTGGCATCGGCCGAGCTCGACCACGCGCGACAAGGTGAGGGCGCATGA
- the lpxC gene encoding UDP-3-O-acyl-N-acetylglucosamine deacetylase, whose product MLQQRTLKSLTRAVGVGLHGGQRVEITLRPAQPDTGIVFRRVDLPEPVDIPVGALTVSDTRMASTLSHGGARVNTVEHLMSACAGLGIDNLYIDITAEEVPILDGSSASFVFLLQSAGIELQNAPKRFVRVKKPVEVREGEGQNVKWARLDPFHGYKLSFEIDFHHPAVDSTGQRVEFDLSVHNYSRDIARARTFGFTKDVEMMRANGLALGGGMDNAIVMDDYKVLNAGGLRYDDEFVKHKILDAMGDLYVLGKPLLASYTAFRSGHGMNNKLLRELLANEDAWEVVTFENEKLAPKGYAQLARAW is encoded by the coding sequence ATGTTGCAACAACGCACCCTCAAATCCCTCACCCGTGCGGTGGGCGTGGGCCTGCACGGCGGCCAACGCGTGGAGATCACGCTGCGCCCCGCGCAGCCAGACACCGGTATCGTGTTCCGTCGCGTGGACCTGCCCGAGCCGGTGGACATTCCCGTGGGTGCACTGACGGTGAGCGACACGCGCATGGCGTCGACCCTCAGTCATGGCGGGGCGCGGGTGAACACGGTGGAGCACCTGATGTCGGCCTGCGCGGGCCTGGGCATCGACAACCTCTACATCGACATCACCGCGGAGGAAGTGCCCATCCTGGATGGCTCCTCGGCCAGCTTTGTCTTCCTGCTGCAGAGCGCGGGCATCGAGCTGCAGAACGCGCCCAAGCGCTTCGTGCGCGTCAAGAAGCCGGTCGAGGTGCGCGAGGGCGAAGGCCAGAACGTCAAGTGGGCGCGCCTGGACCCCTTCCACGGCTACAAGCTCAGCTTCGAGATCGACTTCCACCATCCCGCGGTGGATTCCACCGGCCAGCGCGTGGAGTTCGACCTGAGCGTGCACAACTACTCGCGCGACATCGCCCGCGCGCGCACCTTCGGTTTCACCAAGGACGTGGAGATGATGCGCGCCAACGGCCTGGCCCTGGGCGGCGGCATGGACAACGCCATCGTCATGGACGACTACAAGGTGCTCAATGCAGGTGGCCTGCGCTACGACGACGAGTTCGTGAAGCACAAGATCCTCGACGCCATGGGCGACCTCTACGTTCTGGGCAAGCCGCTGCTGGCCAGTTACACCGCCTTCCGCTCCGGTCATGGCATGAACAACAAGCTCTTGCGCGAGCTGTTGGCGAACGAGGATGCCTGGGAGGTCGTGACCTTCGAGAACGAGAAGCTCGCGCCCAAGGGTTACGCGCAATTGGCGCGTGCCTGGTAA